One region of Alosa sapidissima isolate fAloSap1 chromosome 1, fAloSap1.pri, whole genome shotgun sequence genomic DNA includes:
- the LOC121721516 gene encoding protein CTLA-2-beta-like, translating into MNKSSSHRRQSVHKPHTRGEEKRRQKNIKDILTQSRTNTLGLKAQGSSMKWLIIAAASLAVVSCASLPEDDVEQEFQAWKLQFGKVYETPEEEAKRKDTWLAHRSAILAHNARADQGTETFHVGMNKFSDLTDDEIMKNANHMLRPGVSRI; encoded by the exons ATGAACAAATCGTCTTCTCACCGTAGGCAGAGCGTACATAAGCCCCACACACgcggagaagagaagagaagacagaagAACATTAAGGACATTTTGACACAGAGTAGAACAAACACACTTGGTTTGAAGGCACAAggaagcag CATGAAGTGGTTGATCATCGCAGCTGCGTCTCTGGCAGTGGTAAGCTGTGCCAGCCTGCCAGAGGATGATGTGGAGCAGGAGTTCCAAGCATGGAAACTCCAGTTTG GTAAGGTCTACGAAACCCCTGAGGAGGAGGCGAAGCGTAAGGACACCTGGCTCGCTCACCGCAGTGCGATCCTGGCCCACAACGCCAGGGCTGATCAGGGAACCGAGACCTTCCACGTGGGCATGAACAAGTTCTCTGACTTG ACAGATGACGAGATCATGAAGAATGCAAACCACATGCTGCGTCCGGGCGTCTCTAGGATTTAA